One window of Mediterraneibacter butyricigenes genomic DNA carries:
- a CDS encoding energy-coupling factor transporter ATPase encodes MSIKLEHISYKYSPGTAYEKAALDDVSLEIPQGSFVGIIGHTGSGKSTLIQHMNGLLKATEGALYYEGENIYQVGYNMKKLRTQVGLVFQYPEHQLFEVDVLTDVCFGPKNQGLSPEECEARAREALELVGFPESAYKDSPFELSGGQKRRVAIAGILAMKPRVMILDEPTAGLDPKGRDDILDQIAELKEKTGMTVVLVSHSMEDVAKYVDRLVVMDHGKKAFDGTPKEVFAHYKELEEIGLAAPQVTYIMHALAEHGMNVKTDATTIEEAATEIMRSIHG; translated from the coding sequence ATGTCGATAAAATTAGAGCATATCAGTTATAAATACAGTCCGGGAACGGCCTATGAAAAGGCGGCACTGGATGATGTGAGTCTGGAGATCCCGCAGGGGTCCTTCGTGGGGATCATCGGTCATACCGGATCGGGGAAATCGACGCTGATCCAGCATATGAACGGTCTTTTAAAAGCCACGGAAGGTGCGCTGTACTATGAAGGGGAAAATATTTATCAGGTTGGGTACAACATGAAAAAACTGCGTACCCAGGTGGGCCTGGTTTTCCAGTATCCGGAGCATCAGTTATTTGAGGTGGATGTGCTGACGGACGTATGTTTCGGGCCGAAGAATCAGGGGCTGTCGCCGGAAGAATGCGAGGCGCGGGCAAGAGAGGCACTGGAACTGGTAGGATTTCCGGAAAGTGCCTATAAAGATTCGCCTTTTGAACTGTCCGGCGGACAGAAACGAAGAGTAGCGATTGCCGGAATCCTGGCCATGAAGCCCAGGGTGATGATTCTGGATGAGCCGACGGCAGGATTGGATCCGAAGGGCCGGGATGACATTCTGGATCAGATCGCAGAACTGAAAGAAAAGACCGGCATGACGGTCGTGCTGGTTTCTCACAGTATGGAAGACGTGGCAAAATATGTGGATCGTCTGGTGGTTATGGATCATGGGAAAAAGGCGTTTGACGGGACACCGAAGGAAGTGTTTGCCCATTATAAAGAACTGGAAGAAATCGGGCTGGCGGCGCCGCAGGTGACTTACATCATGCATGCGCTGGCGGAACATGGAATGAACGTAAAAACAGATGCAACAACGATAGAAGAAGCAGCAACAGAGATAATGAGGAGTATTCATGGTTAG
- a CDS encoding ParA family protein, whose protein sequence is MNTQIIAIANQKGGVGKTTTCANLGIGLAQAGKKVLLIDGDPQGSLTISLGNPQPDKLPFTLSDAMGKILMDQPIRPGEGILHHAEGVDLMPADIQLSGMEVSLVNAMSRETILRQYLDTLKGQYSHILIDCQPSLGMLTVNALAAANRIIIPVQAEYLPAKGLEQLLSTVNKVKRQINPKLQIDGILLTMVDSRTNFAKEISALLRETYGSKIKVFGTEIPHSVRAKEISAEGKSIFAHDPGGKVAEGYRNLTKEVLKLEKQREKNRAGLGR, encoded by the coding sequence ATGAACACACAAATCATCGCCATTGCCAACCAGAAAGGCGGCGTTGGCAAAACAACAACCTGTGCGAACTTGGGAATAGGTCTGGCACAGGCCGGAAAGAAAGTGCTTCTGATCGACGGGGACCCGCAAGGAAGCCTGACAATCAGCTTGGGAAATCCGCAACCAGACAAGCTGCCATTTACACTGTCGGATGCAATGGGCAAAATTCTGATGGATCAGCCTATACGCCCCGGAGAAGGTATTCTGCATCATGCAGAAGGCGTTGACCTGATGCCTGCGGATATTCAGCTTTCCGGTATGGAGGTTTCTCTGGTAAACGCCATGAGCCGTGAAACGATTTTACGGCAATACCTGGACACACTGAAGGGACAATATTCCCATATCCTGATTGACTGTCAGCCTTCGTTGGGGATGCTTACGGTCAATGCGCTGGCGGCTGCGAATAGGATCATCATTCCCGTTCAGGCAGAGTATCTGCCCGCTAAAGGGCTGGAACAGCTGCTCTCCACGGTAAACAAGGTAAAGAGGCAAATCAATCCCAAGCTCCAGATTGACGGTATCCTGCTGACGATGGTGGACAGCCGAACCAACTTTGCCAAAGAGATTTCCGCGCTCCTGCGGGAGACCTATGGCAGCAAGATCAAAGTATTCGGCACAGAGATCCCCCATTCTGTCCGTGCAAAGGAAATCAGCGCAGAGGGAAAAAGTATTTTCGCCCATGACCCTGGCGGCAAGGTGGCAGAGGGGTATCGAAATCTGACGAAGGAGGTGTTGAAACTTGAAAAGCAGCGCGAAAAAAATAGAGCTGGCCTCGGTAGATGA
- a CDS encoding energy-coupling factor transporter transmembrane component T family protein, protein MVREITIGQYYPVDSILHKLDPRVKIVCTLIFLISLFVQNNVTGYLLATIFLVAVITLSKVPASFIIRGLKPVLILLLFTGVMNLFFTQGGAVLAHFWVFTITEKGLRTAVYMSIRLIYLIAGSSLMTFTTTPNALTDGIETLLNPLNKIRVPVHEIAMIMSIALRFIPILLEETDKIMKAQIARGADLESGNMIQKMKSMVPILVPLFVSAFRRANDLAMAMESRCYRGGEGRTKMKPLVYESRDRAAYAITILFFIAMAAGGRILPIHLWIF, encoded by the coding sequence ATGGTTAGAGAGATTACAATCGGACAGTATTATCCGGTGGACAGCATTTTGCATAAATTAGACCCCAGGGTCAAAATCGTATGTACCCTGATATTCCTGATCTCGCTGTTTGTTCAGAACAATGTGACCGGATATTTGCTGGCAACCATTTTTCTGGTGGCAGTGATTACATTGTCAAAAGTGCCGGCATCCTTTATCATACGAGGACTGAAACCGGTTCTGATTCTCTTGCTTTTTACAGGCGTGATGAATCTGTTTTTCACACAGGGCGGTGCCGTGCTGGCTCATTTCTGGGTCTTCACGATCACAGAAAAAGGACTTCGCACCGCGGTATATATGTCGATCCGGCTGATTTATCTGATTGCAGGATCCTCGCTGATGACATTTACCACTACCCCAAATGCATTGACAGACGGGATTGAGACGCTGTTGAATCCGCTGAACAAGATCAGAGTTCCGGTACATGAGATCGCAATGATTATGTCCATTGCCCTTCGATTTATCCCGATCCTGCTGGAAGAGACGGATAAGATCATGAAGGCGCAGATTGCCAGAGGAGCAGATCTGGAATCCGGAAATATGATCCAGAAAATGAAAAGTATGGTGCCGATTCTGGTACCGTTGTTCGTGTCGGCGTTCCGTCGGGCTAATGATCTGGCTATGGCGATGGAGTCCAGATGTTACCGCGGAGGAGAAGGTCGGACGAAGATGAAACCGCTGGTGTATGAGTCGCGTGACCGGGCAGCTTACGCGATTACAATTTTGTTTTTTATCGCGATGGCAGCAGGCGGTCGGATACTGCCGATTCATCTGTGGATCTTTTAG
- a CDS encoding flavin reductase family protein yields MAFKEVKIEDLAFNPFTKIGKEWMLITAGDENAHNTMTASWGALGEMWGKHVATVYIRPQRYTKEFVDQKDTFTISFYSEDYRQALNICGTKSGKDCEKEKEAGLTPYYVDGTTAFEEADMIFVCKKQYHQEMKPECFDETENDGKWYLGKDYHIMYMAEITKVLVKE; encoded by the coding sequence ATGGCATTTAAAGAAGTGAAAATTGAAGATCTGGCGTTTAATCCATTTACCAAGATCGGAAAAGAATGGATGCTGATCACAGCAGGAGATGAGAACGCACACAACACCATGACGGCAAGCTGGGGTGCGCTGGGAGAAATGTGGGGCAAACATGTGGCAACCGTATACATTCGCCCACAGAGATATACCAAAGAATTTGTAGATCAGAAGGACACCTTTACCATTTCCTTCTATTCAGAAGACTATCGTCAGGCATTAAACATCTGCGGTACCAAATCCGGTAAAGACTGCGAGAAAGAAAAAGAAGCAGGACTGACGCCTTATTATGTGGATGGTACGACCGCATTTGAAGAGGCGGACATGATTTTTGTTTGCAAGAAACAGTATCATCAGGAAATGAAACCGGAATGTTTTGACGAGACCGAGAATGATGGAAAATGGTATCTTGGAAAAGATTACCACATCATGTATATGGCTGAAATTACAAAAGTTCTGGTGAAAGAGTAA
- a CDS encoding DUF5720 family protein, protein MKDISARELKGHNILAVERFWDNTRWMIEFSVLRPSTAYGSPGEEMRLFLTEDGYQAALQSQQHREIKIKRYARVIEGHILDFKPGKRRRS, encoded by the coding sequence ATGAAAGATATTTCAGCCCGCGAGCTGAAAGGACACAACATTCTCGCCGTAGAGAGGTTTTGGGATAACACCCGCTGGATGATTGAGTTTTCCGTCCTGCGTCCCAGCACAGCTTACGGCAGCCCCGGAGAGGAAATGCGGCTGTTTTTGACTGAGGACGGGTATCAGGCCGCCCTGCAAAGCCAGCAGCACCGGGAGATCAAGATCAAGCGTTACGCTCGTGTGATTGAGGGACATATCCTCGATTTCAAACCGGGGAAACGCCGCCGCTCATAA
- the truA gene encoding tRNA pseudouridine(38-40) synthase TruA: MKRIRLRVAYDGTNYCGWQIQPNGITIEEVLNKAITKLTKVETAVIGASRTDSGVHALGNVAVFDTESTIPPERFSYALNQRLPEDIVVVASDEVPLDWHPRYQDVSKTYEYHVIHTRIPDPTRRLTNYFVSYPLDIETMRKAASYLEGTHDFVSFCNIRTNVEDTVRTVYSLEVLTKGDQITFRIRGNGFLYNMVRIIVGTLLRVGRGFYTPEQVKEILEAKNRKSAGVTAPPHGLMLMEIEYKDSETSASQSGENKGRK, from the coding sequence ATGAAACGAATCAGGTTACGGGTGGCATATGACGGCACCAATTACTGTGGATGGCAGATCCAGCCAAACGGGATCACCATCGAGGAAGTATTGAATAAGGCAATCACGAAGCTGACGAAGGTGGAAACAGCGGTGATCGGGGCAAGCCGGACAGATTCCGGTGTACATGCGCTGGGAAATGTGGCAGTGTTTGATACAGAATCCACCATTCCGCCGGAACGATTTTCCTATGCACTGAATCAGAGGCTTCCGGAGGATATTGTGGTGGTGGCTTCGGATGAAGTACCTCTTGACTGGCATCCCAGATATCAGGATGTGAGCAAGACTTATGAATATCATGTGATTCATACCAGAATTCCGGATCCGACCAGACGTCTGACCAATTATTTTGTGTCCTATCCGCTGGATATTGAGACAATGCGAAAAGCGGCGTCCTACCTGGAAGGAACTCATGATTTCGTCAGCTTCTGCAATATTCGGACCAATGTAGAAGATACGGTGCGGACGGTATACAGTCTGGAAGTTCTGACGAAAGGCGATCAGATTACGTTTCGCATCCGGGGGAATGGGTTTCTCTACAATATGGTGCGGATCATTGTCGGAACCCTGCTGAGAGTCGGACGGGGCTTCTATACACCGGAACAGGTAAAAGAGATTCTGGAAGCGAAGAATCGAAAATCCGCAGGAGTGACAGCGCCTCCGCATGGGCTGATGCTGATGGAGATTGAGTATAAGGATTCGGAAACTTCAGCCAGTCAATCTGGCGAGAACAAAGGAAGAAAATAA
- the rpsI gene encoding 30S ribosomal protein S9 has product MASVKYYGTGRRKKSVARVYLVPGTGKITINKRDIDEYLGLETLKVVVRQPLVATETLGKFDVIVNVKGGGYTGQAGAIRHGIARALLQADAEYRPILKKAGYLTRDPRMKERKKYGLKAARRAPQFSKR; this is encoded by the coding sequence GTGGCTAGTGTAAAATATTACGGAACAGGAAGAAGAAAAAAATCAGTTGCAAGAGTATATCTTGTACCTGGAACAGGCAAAATCACAATCAATAAGAGAGACATCGATGAGTATCTTGGACTGGAAACTCTGAAGGTTGTTGTTCGTCAGCCGTTGGTTGCAACAGAAACCCTTGGAAAGTTCGATGTGATCGTTAACGTAAAGGGTGGCGGATACACAGGACAGGCTGGAGCAATCCGTCATGGTATCGCAAGAGCACTTCTGCAGGCAGACGCTGAGTACAGACCGATCCTGAAGAAAGCTGGATACCTGACTCGTGATCCGAGAATGAAAGAACGTAAGAAATACGGTCTCAAAGCAGCTCGTCGCGCTCCGCAGTTCAGCAAGCGATAA
- a CDS encoding alpha-amylase family glycosyl hydrolase, translating into MWAYNETFYQIYPIGFCGAPVQNDGQYVPRIRKLLDWSSYLEKLGIGSIILNPVFESDNHGYDTRDFTQIDCRLGTNDDFREVCQDLHTHGIKVILDGVFNHVGRGFWAFRDVQEKKWDSPYKDWFHISFEGNSAYNDGFWYDGWEGHFELVKLNLQNPQVVEYLLDCVRFWIDTFEIDGLRLDVAYSLDHNFMRRLRSFCEELKPGFALIGEVLFGDYNLIVNDQMLHSCTNYECYKGIYSSFNSMNLFEIAHSLNRQYGPEDWCIYRGKHLMNFVDNHDVTRIASILTNPSHLPLAYGLLFGMPGIPCIYYGSEWGEPGVKAPDNDYALRPCFDAPKENELSHFVHQLIQIRKHSDALCNGSYRNVQITNHQLIFERRTDSQRILVAINASGDSFWMNHGELHGTFRDLITGNTTELQGAIELSGYSILYLEQI; encoded by the coding sequence ATGTGGGCTTATAACGAAACTTTTTATCAGATCTATCCGATCGGATTCTGCGGCGCACCGGTACAAAACGACGGTCAGTATGTCCCCCGGATCCGCAAGCTTCTGGACTGGAGCAGTTACCTGGAAAAGCTCGGTATCGGTTCCATCATCCTGAATCCGGTTTTCGAATCCGACAACCATGGTTACGATACCCGGGATTTCACACAGATTGACTGCCGTCTCGGCACAAACGATGATTTCCGGGAAGTCTGTCAGGATCTGCATACACACGGTATCAAAGTCATCCTGGACGGAGTATTCAACCATGTGGGACGTGGTTTCTGGGCTTTTCGGGATGTTCAGGAAAAGAAATGGGACTCTCCCTATAAAGACTGGTTCCACATCAGTTTTGAGGGAAACAGCGCATATAATGACGGATTTTGGTACGATGGCTGGGAAGGACACTTCGAACTGGTCAAATTAAATCTGCAAAATCCACAGGTCGTGGAGTATCTGCTGGACTGCGTCCGTTTCTGGATCGATACTTTTGAGATTGACGGACTTCGTCTGGACGTTGCTTATAGTCTGGATCACAATTTTATGCGTCGTCTCCGCTCTTTCTGCGAAGAATTAAAACCAGGCTTTGCTCTGATCGGAGAAGTTCTATTCGGGGACTATAATCTGATCGTTAATGATCAGATGTTACACAGTTGTACCAATTATGAATGTTATAAAGGCATTTATTCCAGTTTTAACTCCATGAATCTTTTCGAGATCGCCCATTCTTTAAATCGTCAGTATGGCCCGGAAGACTGGTGCATTTACCGTGGAAAGCACCTGATGAATTTTGTGGACAACCATGATGTCACCCGAATTGCCAGTATTCTGACCAACCCCTCTCATTTACCTCTGGCTTATGGTCTGCTTTTTGGAATGCCTGGAATCCCCTGCATCTATTATGGCAGTGAATGGGGCGAACCAGGTGTGAAAGCTCCCGATAATGATTATGCTCTTCGCCCCTGTTTTGATGCTCCAAAGGAAAATGAACTCTCTCACTTTGTCCATCAGCTTATCCAGATCCGCAAGCACAGCGATGCTCTTTGCAATGGCTCTTACCGAAATGTCCAGATCACCAACCACCAGCTAATCTTTGAACGCCGTACCGATTCCCAGCGAATCCTGGTTGCCATCAATGCCTCTGGCGATTCTTTCTGGATGAATCACGGAGAACTTCATGGAACATTCCGGGATCTGATTACAGGAAATACCACAGAGCTTCAAGGAGCGATAGAACTCTCTGGATACAGTATACTATATCTGGAGCAGATCTAA
- a CDS encoding PcfB family protein — protein MQEEVENRTLTLVVSGTKFTGRMFKAAISKYMAHRKEKKLEKQRSRDAPVVPHGKQTVKQLVGQNQGISNIEITDPSIKEFEKIARKYGVDYAVKKDRSSSPPKYLIFFKGRDADALTAAFTEYTNKKVKKATKTERPSVLAKLNQFKEMVKNAVVDRTKRKELER, from the coding sequence ATGCAGGAAGAAGTGGAAAACAGAACTTTGACGCTGGTTGTCAGTGGAACAAAGTTTACCGGCAGAATGTTTAAGGCTGCCATAAGCAAGTATATGGCACATCGAAAGGAAAAGAAGCTGGAAAAACAGAGAAGCCGTGATGCGCCGGTTGTTCCGCATGGAAAACAGACTGTGAAGCAGCTTGTCGGGCAGAATCAGGGAATATCCAACATTGAGATCACAGACCCCTCTATCAAGGAGTTTGAGAAAATCGCCCGGAAATATGGTGTGGATTATGCGGTGAAAAAGGACCGCAGCAGTTCTCCGCCAAAGTACCTGATTTTTTTCAAAGGCCGTGATGCAGATGCTCTGACAGCAGCTTTTACAGAGTACACCAACAAAAAGGTCAAAAAGGCAACGAAAACAGAGCGCCCGTCCGTACTGGCAAAACTTAACCAGTTCAAAGAGATGGTTAAAAATGCTGTGGTGGATCGCACCAAGCGAAAGGAGCTGGAACGATGA
- a CDS encoding ParB/RepB/Spo0J family partition protein — translation MKSSAKKIELASVDDLFSTEEGRQDAKLEKIQEIPLSELHPFKNHPFKVKDDEAMMETADSIKQYGVLVPAIARPDPEGGYELVAGHRRHRASELAEKETMPVIVRDLDDDAATIIMVDSNLQRESLLPSERAFAYKMKLDAMKRQAGRPSKENVSQVGTQKRSDQLLAEQVGQSRNQIQRYIRLTELIPELMDMVDEKKIALNPAYELSFLKKEEQVDLLDAMDSEQATPSLSQAQRLKKYSQEGHLTLDMMRVIMGEEKKSDLDRVTFTSDTLRKYFPKSYTPQRMQETIIKLLEQWQRKRQRDQER, via the coding sequence TTGAAAAGCAGCGCGAAAAAAATAGAGCTGGCCTCGGTAGATGATCTGTTCTCCACCGAAGAAGGCCGTCAGGATGCAAAGCTGGAAAAGATTCAGGAGATTCCGCTGTCTGAACTGCATCCCTTTAAGAACCACCCATTCAAAGTCAAGGATGACGAAGCAATGATGGAAACCGCAGACAGTATCAAACAGTATGGTGTGCTGGTTCCTGCGATTGCCCGCCCTGACCCGGAGGGTGGTTATGAACTGGTGGCCGGACACAGGCGGCACAGAGCCAGTGAGCTGGCAGAAAAGGAGACCATGCCGGTCATTGTTCGGGATTTAGATGATGATGCCGCCACGATCATTATGGTTGACAGCAATCTGCAACGCGAAAGTCTCCTCCCAAGTGAAAGAGCCTTTGCTTACAAGATGAAACTGGATGCCATGAAAAGACAGGCTGGCAGACCGAGTAAAGAAAATGTGTCCCAAGTTGGGACACAAAAGCGATCAGACCAGTTGCTTGCTGAACAGGTGGGGCAAAGTCGAAATCAAATTCAGCGCTATATCCGTCTGACAGAGCTGATTCCTGAATTGATGGACATGGTGGATGAAAAGAAAATTGCCTTAAATCCTGCTTATGAGCTGTCCTTTCTCAAAAAGGAGGAACAGGTAGACCTGTTGGACGCGATGGACAGCGAACAGGCTACCCCTTCTCTTTCTCAAGCCCAGCGGCTTAAAAAATACAGTCAGGAGGGGCATCTGACCCTCGATATGATGCGTGTCATCATGGGTGAGGAAAAGAAAAGCGATCTGGACCGAGTGACATTTACCTCTGATACCTTGCGGAAGTATTTTCCTAAAAGCTATACGCCCCAGCGGATGCAGGAGACCATTATCAAGCTATTGGAACAATGGCAGCGTAAACGTCAGAGAGACCAGGAGCGATGA
- a CDS encoding DUF6017 domain-containing protein gives MAVFRIERTRDYTVMSNHHLRNANLSLKAKGLLSMMLSLPEDWNYTTRGLAKICKEGVDAIGAALRELEAAGYIVRHKLRDQQGRISDTEYVIYEQPQLRKPDTDSPDTENPYMDKPDTEKPAELNIEKSNTQKQNIYGSSTDSIPFRDCAADCLPERKGRDAMSLTEIESYRELIQENIGYEYLCQQYETYREDLDEIVELIVETVCAKRKTTRIAGSDFPHEIVRSRFLKLDNSHIEFVMDCLQKNTTEIRNMKQYLLTVLFNAPTTISNHYTSQVNHDLYGGW, from the coding sequence ATGGCCGTTTTTCGCATTGAACGGACCCGTGATTATACCGTGATGAGCAATCATCATTTACGAAATGCAAACCTGTCGTTAAAAGCCAAGGGACTGCTTTCCATGATGTTATCTTTGCCAGAGGACTGGAATTACACCACCCGTGGGCTTGCAAAGATCTGTAAGGAGGGCGTGGATGCCATAGGCGCTGCGTTGCGGGAATTGGAGGCTGCCGGTTACATTGTGCGGCACAAGCTGCGTGACCAGCAGGGACGCATCAGCGATACAGAGTATGTCATATACGAGCAGCCACAGCTTAGAAAACCGGATACGGATTCACCAGATACGGAAAACCCGTATATGGATAAACCGGATACGGAAAAGCCCGCAGAATTAAATATAGAGAAATCAAATACTCAAAAACAAAATATTTATGGATCAAGTACCGATTCCATTCCCTTCCGGGATTGCGCGGCAGATTGTCTGCCGGAACGGAAAGGAAGGGATGCGATGTCACTCACAGAGATAGAGAGTTATCGGGAACTGATTCAGGAGAATATCGGGTATGAATACCTGTGTCAGCAGTATGAAACTTATCGGGAGGATTTGGATGAGATTGTGGAGCTAATCGTGGAAACGGTCTGTGCAAAGCGAAAGACCACCCGTATTGCAGGAAGCGATTTTCCGCATGAAATCGTTCGTTCCAGGTTCTTGAAGCTGGATAACTCGCACATTGAGTTTGTCATGGACTGTTTACAGAAGAACACCACGGAAATTCGCAACATGAAGCAGTATCTTCTGACCGTTCTGTTCAATGCACCGACCACGATAAGCAATCATTACACCTCACAAGTAAATCACGATCTGTATGGCGGCTGGTAA
- the tyrS gene encoding tyrosine--tRNA ligase encodes MTLYEELKARGLIAQVTDEDLISDLINNGKATFYIGFDPTADSLHVGHFMALCLMKRLQMAGNKPIALIGGGTGMVGDPSGRSDMRQMMTPETIQHNCDCFKEQMSRFIDFSEGKALMVNNADWLLDLNYVEVLREVGAHFSVNRMLTAECYKQRMEKGLSFLEFNYMIMQAYDFYALYQKYGCNLQFGGDDQWSNMLAGTELIRRKLGKDASAMTITLLLNSEGKKMGKTQAGAVWLDPNKTSPFDFYQYWRNVADADVLKCIRMLTFLPLEQIDEMDKWEGSQLNQAKEILAFELTKMVHGEEEAQRAQDSARALFSKGNAADMPTAALTEEDFTEGKIDILTVLLKSGLVPSKSEARRAVQQGGVAVDGEKVTDIYQIFEKDVFAGDGVVVKKGKKNFRKVVAE; translated from the coding sequence ATGACTTTATACGAAGAGTTAAAGGCGAGAGGGCTGATCGCCCAGGTGACAGATGAAGACCTGATCTCAGACCTGATCAACAATGGGAAAGCAACCTTTTATATTGGGTTTGACCCGACCGCAGACAGCCTCCATGTAGGACATTTCATGGCCCTTTGTCTGATGAAACGTCTGCAGATGGCAGGCAACAAGCCGATCGCCCTGATCGGTGGAGGAACCGGTATGGTCGGAGATCCGTCCGGAAGAAGTGATATGCGCCAGATGATGACACCGGAAACCATTCAGCACAACTGCGATTGTTTCAAAGAGCAGATGAGCAGGTTCATTGATTTCTCTGAAGGAAAGGCATTGATGGTCAATAATGCAGACTGGCTGTTGGATTTGAATTATGTGGAAGTGCTCCGCGAAGTCGGTGCGCATTTCAGTGTCAACCGTATGCTGACTGCAGAGTGCTACAAGCAGAGAATGGAAAAGGGCTTAAGTTTCCTGGAATTCAACTACATGATCATGCAGGCGTATGACTTCTACGCACTATACCAGAAATACGGCTGTAACCTGCAGTTTGGTGGGGATGACCAGTGGAGCAACATGTTGGCAGGTACAGAACTGATCCGCCGGAAACTGGGAAAAGATGCCAGTGCAATGACCATTACCCTTCTGCTGAATTCCGAAGGAAAGAAAATGGGAAAAACACAGGCGGGTGCCGTATGGCTGGATCCGAATAAGACCTCTCCCTTTGATTTCTATCAGTACTGGAGAAATGTCGCAGATGCAGATGTTCTGAAATGTATCCGCATGCTGACATTCCTGCCGTTGGAGCAGATCGACGAGATGGACAAATGGGAAGGGAGTCAGTTGAATCAGGCAAAAGAAATCCTGGCATTTGAATTGACCAAGATGGTTCACGGTGAGGAAGAAGCTCAGAGAGCACAGGACAGTGCAAGAGCACTTTTCAGCAAGGGAAATGCAGCAGACATGCCGACAGCTGCCCTGACAGAAGAAGATTTCACAGAAGGTAAGATTGATATCCTTACGGTTCTGTTAAAGAGCGGTCTGGTCCCGTCCAAATCTGAGGCACGCCGTGCAGTACAGCAGGGAGGAGTTGCAGTAGACGGAGAAAAAGTCACAGACATTTACCAGATATTTGAGAAAGATGTATTTGCCGGAGACGGTGTGGTTGTGAAGAAAGGTAAGAAGAACTTCCGCAAAGTCGTAGCAGAGTAA
- a CDS encoding DUF5720 family protein, whose protein sequence is MSEGKTIGQLMEEMRAKAGAQNYHGHGYMDLQRFAEDTRHMIIFDVLTNDSPVGWKGERTRLFLSDTGYEKALDSQEKGQIKILSHAKVRQGNLHYDRSDQLR, encoded by the coding sequence ATGTCTGAGGGAAAGACCATAGGGCAGCTGATGGAAGAAATGCGGGCAAAGGCAGGAGCGCAGAATTATCACGGTCATGGATATATGGATCTCCAGCGTTTTGCGGAGGACACCCGGCACATGATTATTTTTGATGTGCTGACGAACGATTCCCCTGTTGGCTGGAAAGGCGAACGAACCCGCCTGTTCCTGTCGGATACCGGTTATGAAAAAGCGCTGGATAGTCAGGAAAAGGGGCAGATTAAGATTTTGAGCCACGCAAAGGTACGTCAGGGCAATCTGCACTATGACCGTTCTGACCAGTTACGCTAA
- the rplM gene encoding 50S ribosomal protein L13, giving the protein MKTYMANPDKIERKWYVVDAEGQTLGRLAAEIAKVLRGKNKPEFTPHVDTGDYVVVVNAEKVKVTGKKLAQKVYYNHSDYVGGMKETTLAEMMAKKPEKVIELAVKGMLPKGPLGRSMIKKLHVYAGAEHAHQAQKPEVLTF; this is encoded by the coding sequence ATGAAAACTTATATGGCTAATCCGGATAAGATTGAAAGAAAATGGTATGTAGTTGATGCAGAAGGACAGACACTTGGACGTCTTGCAGCAGAGATCGCTAAAGTATTAAGAGGAAAGAACAAACCGGAGTTCACACCTCACGTTGACACAGGTGATTACGTAGTAGTAGTAAACGCTGAGAAAGTAAAAGTTACTGGTAAGAAATTAGCTCAGAAAGTATACTATAACCACTCTGATTATGTTGGAGGAATGAAAGAGACAACTCTGGCAGAGATGATGGCTAAGAAGCCGGAGAAGGTTATCGAGCTTGCTGTAAAAGGTATGCTTCCGAAGGGACCTTTAGGAAGATCTATGATCAAGAAACTTCATGTATATGCCGGAGCAGAGCATGCACATCAGGCTCAGAAACCGGAAGTACTGACATTTTAA